One genomic segment of Pedobacter endophyticus includes these proteins:
- a CDS encoding AraC family transcriptional regulator produces the protein MKPHFHKVPITLQSSFSIRHDIKPDFGNIWHYHPELELHYVIKGEGVRFIGDNISNFEPDEMILLGENLPHTWRCKDEYFQHNPDLTTEAMVIHFSPDCLGKYLLTLPEAYLLPKLFEKAKAGMVIHGKAKEKLIDLMRTAVDATNLDRIIILLSILKTLAETDEFATIVTSKNTFYQSNESETLRINKICNYTLSNYKKEITLEEVASLSNLSVTSFCRYFKLMTKKTFYDFLIEIRVSHACRFLIENKLPTEMICFDCGFNNVSNFYRHFKKVTGMTPLDYKRKYLS, from the coding sequence ATGAAACCCCATTTTCATAAAGTTCCCATTACGCTGCAAAGCTCGTTTAGTATCAGGCATGATATTAAGCCCGATTTTGGCAACATTTGGCATTACCATCCCGAGTTGGAGCTTCATTATGTAATTAAGGGTGAAGGGGTGCGCTTTATTGGCGATAACATCAGCAATTTTGAACCTGATGAAATGATTTTATTGGGCGAAAACTTGCCGCACACCTGGCGCTGTAAAGACGAATATTTTCAGCATAACCCGGATTTGACTACGGAGGCGATGGTGATTCACTTCTCTCCCGATTGTTTAGGAAAATACCTGCTCACCTTACCTGAGGCTTACCTGCTTCCGAAATTGTTTGAAAAGGCCAAGGCCGGAATGGTTATTCATGGGAAAGCAAAGGAAAAATTGATTGATTTAATGCGAACAGCGGTTGATGCCACCAATTTGGATCGCATCATTATTTTGCTTTCGATATTGAAAACCTTGGCCGAAACGGATGAATTTGCAACCATTGTAACCAGTAAGAATACCTTTTACCAATCGAACGAATCTGAAACGTTGCGCATTAATAAAATTTGCAACTATACGCTCAGTAACTACAAGAAAGAGATTACACTGGAAGAAGTTGCCTCGTTGAGCAATTTAAGCGTGACTTCTTTTTGCAGGTATTTTAAGCTAATGACGAAGAAGACTTTTTACGATTTTTTAATCGAAATTAGGGTAAGTCACGCTTGCAGATTTTTGATTGAGAACAAGTTACCTACTGAAATGATCTGTTTCGACTGTGGGTTTAACAATGTATCGAA